One genomic window of Melopsittacus undulatus isolate bMelUnd1 chromosome 15, bMelUnd1.mat.Z, whole genome shotgun sequence includes the following:
- the SCN2B gene encoding sodium channel regulatory subunit beta-2 isoform X2, with protein sequence MEVMAPATINALNGSSVKLSCTFNSCYKVENKQFSLNWTYQECRNCSEELFLQFRTKIMNKQLDRFGNRVEFTGNPAKYDVSFTLKNVQLEDEGTYNCYVLNPPDRHRGHASISLKVLTKEPPKHDSTVAVIVGASVGGFLAVVILVLMVVKCVRRKKQQRLNTDDQKTEEEGKTDGEGNPDEGTK encoded by the exons ATGGAGGTCATGGCTCCTGCCACCATCAATGCCTTGAATGGCTCCTCCGTGAAGCTCTCCTGCACCTTCAACTCCTGCTACAAGGTGGAGAACAAGCAGTTCTCCCTCAACTGGACGTACCAGGAGTGCAGGAACTGCTCTGAGGAGCTG tTCCTGCAGTTCCGGACGAAGATCATGAACAAGCAGCTGGATCGCTTTGGGAACCGCGTGGAGTTCACGGGGAACCCTGCCAAGTACGACGTGTCCTTCACCCTCAAGAACGTGCAGCTGGAGGACGAGGGCACCTACAACTGCTACGTCCTGAACCCCCCGGACCGGCACAGGGGCCACGCCAGCATCAGCCTCAAGGTGCTCACCAAAG agcctccaAAGCATGACTCGACGGTGGCTGTCATCGTGGGCGCTTCTGTAGGCGGCTTCTTGGCCGTTGTGATCCTGGTGCTGATGGTGGTGAAATGTGTGCGCcggaaaaagcagcagaggctgaaCACAGACGACCAGAagacagaggaggaagggaagacagATGGTGAAGGCAACCCAGATGAGGGCACCAAGTAA